Proteins from a genomic interval of Nitrospina gracilis Nb-211:
- a CDS encoding glutaredoxin family protein has translation MSDNLEEEIKEEIAENKILIYGKGTRHAPRCGFTVETIQFFDKYGYPFEVIDVLDNMPKRETLNKLTNWPTLPKVFIDGKFYGDTDILDEMEAKGEVEPLLKEAFGEK, from the coding sequence ATGTCGGACAATCTCGAAGAAGAAATCAAAGAAGAAATCGCGGAAAACAAAATTCTTATTTATGGCAAGGGGACCCGCCACGCACCGCGCTGTGGCTTTACCGTCGAAACCATCCAGTTTTTCGACAAGTACGGGTACCCGTTCGAGGTGATCGACGTGCTCGACAACATGCCGAAACGGGAAACCCTAAACAAGTTGACCAACTGGCCGACTCTGCCGAAGGTGTTCATCGACGGCAAGTTTTATGGAGACACGGACATCCTCGATGAAATGGAAGCCAAGGGCGAAGTGGAGCCTCTGTTGAAAGAAGCGTTCGGCGAGAAATAA
- a CDS encoding 4Fe-4S dicluster domain-containing protein, whose protein sequence is MPEVYNWQLGRMMTYVYEEKHPKEQFTFVFNTNRCIACQTCTMAHKSTWTFSKGQEYMWWNNVETKPYGGYPQFWDWKILKMLEQSNPGQNVWNVRKTSNKAIHGVYEGVTIFEAPAKIGLNQQAIGYVPTDEEWRFPNFGEDTAHGREFTQSREGTFGGDNGVKSVLPEHKIWFFYLQRICNHCTYPGCLAACPRKAIYKRQEDGIVLIDQSRCRGYKKCVEQCPYKKPMFRGTTRISEKCIACYPRIEGLDPLTEGDQMETRCMAACVGKIRLQGLVKIGSNGEWAHDPDNPQYYLIKDRKVALPLYPQFGTEPNGYYVPSRHVPRAYSQQMFGPGVDHSIDQYMVPDRDLLGVLQLFRTTQRIIFKWKREPGPKIFETNIHGKKFEMYNDTIIGFNRKGKEIIRVTVEEPFYVRPEEHPGAF, encoded by the coding sequence ATGCCTGAAGTCTATAACTGGCAGTTGGGTCGCATGATGACCTATGTGTACGAGGAGAAGCATCCGAAGGAGCAGTTCACGTTCGTGTTCAACACGAACCGCTGTATTGCGTGTCAGACGTGCACGATGGCCCACAAGTCGACCTGGACCTTTTCGAAGGGCCAGGAGTATATGTGGTGGAACAACGTGGAGACGAAGCCTTACGGTGGTTATCCTCAGTTTTGGGATTGGAAGATCTTGAAGATGCTGGAGCAGTCGAATCCGGGTCAGAACGTATGGAACGTCCGGAAGACTTCGAACAAGGCGATTCACGGTGTGTACGAAGGTGTGACCATCTTCGAGGCTCCGGCGAAGATCGGCCTGAACCAGCAGGCAATCGGTTACGTACCGACGGACGAAGAGTGGCGCTTCCCGAACTTCGGTGAAGACACGGCTCACGGCCGCGAGTTCACGCAGTCGCGCGAAGGCACCTTCGGCGGCGACAACGGCGTGAAGTCGGTATTGCCTGAACACAAGATCTGGTTTTTCTACCTGCAACGCATCTGCAACCACTGCACGTATCCGGGTTGTCTGGCGGCATGTCCGCGCAAGGCGATCTACAAGCGTCAGGAGGACGGTATCGTACTGATCGACCAGTCCCGCTGCCGCGGATACAAGAAGTGTGTTGAGCAGTGTCCGTACAAGAAACCGATGTTCCGCGGCACGACCCGGATTTCCGAGAAGTGCATCGCGTGTTATCCGCGGATCGAGGGACTGGATCCCTTGACCGAGGGCGACCAGATGGAGACGCGCTGTATGGCGGCTTGCGTTGGCAAGATCCGTCTGCAGGGTCTGGTGAAGATCGGTTCGAACGGAGAATGGGCGCATGATCCGGACAATCCTCAGTACTACCTGATCAAGGACCGGAAAGTGGCCCTGCCGCTGTACCCGCAGTTTGGCACGGAGCCGAACGGATACTATGTTCCGTCGCGGCACGTACCTCGTGCGTACTCACAGCAGATGTTCGGCCCGGGCGTGGATCATTCGATCGACCAGTACATGGTTCCGGATCGGGATCTGCTGGGCGTCTTGCAGTTGTTCCGGACGACGCAGCGCATCATCTTCAAGTGGAAGCGCGAGCCGGGTCCGAAGATCTTCGAGACGAACATTCACGGCAAGAAGTTCGAGATGTACAACGACACCATCATCGGGTTCAACCGGAAGGGTAAGGAGATCATCCGCGTGACGGTTGAAGAGCCTTTCTACGTCCGGCCCGAAGAGCATCCTGGTGCGTTCTAA
- a CDS encoding HesB/IscA family protein has product MTKTSEFISITPKAAEEVKKLIEAENDPKIGLRLGVKGGGCSGLSYDLGFTPKEDGDTEIDFGDFNVFMDPKSLIYLKGMQLDYQGGLQGKGFVFVNPNAKSVCGCGESFSLT; this is encoded by the coding sequence ATGACCAAAACCTCGGAATTCATATCCATTACACCGAAAGCGGCAGAGGAAGTCAAGAAGCTGATCGAGGCCGAAAACGATCCGAAAATCGGACTGCGTCTTGGCGTCAAGGGCGGTGGTTGCTCCGGCCTGTCGTACGATCTGGGCTTCACCCCGAAAGAGGACGGGGATACGGAAATCGACTTTGGGGATTTCAATGTGTTCATGGATCCCAAAAGCCTGATTTACCTGAAGGGCATGCAGTTGGACTACCAGGGCGGCTTGCAGGGCAAGGGCTTTGTGTTCGTCAACCCCAACGCCAAATCGGTGTGCGGTTGCGGCGAGTCGTTCTCCCTGACCTGA
- a CDS encoding ethylbenzene dehydrogenase-related protein, producing MASLKAPVWAFCFLWLLVTVAPSGAVTIEALRVQTPIPLNPADPFWSRHEGQPKQEIIDLMPQMITNPMWPDPSTKWVMVQAAVNDEHIAVRLEWVDATRNDILVQSQQYRDQAAVMFPVDQQGPVPPFTMGAEGEPVNIWQWKATWDKEGAGRAGNEMMQDIEDQYQYMAMGSGSYYIYEPDEGLKLADERHKHYSERQTFIDPGMGKNEGVYNPGRATGNILSDNTLRHSPVEDLNAEGFSTLTTQAEQNVDGYGNWSNSRWSVVFKRQLKTGDVNDTQFVAGKTAIAFAIWNGRNKERNGQKGVTPFHDLVYR from the coding sequence ATGGCAAGTTTGAAAGCCCCCGTGTGGGCATTTTGTTTTCTCTGGCTTCTGGTGACGGTCGCCCCTTCCGGGGCGGTCACCATAGAGGCCCTTCGCGTACAAACTCCCATTCCGCTCAACCCCGCCGATCCTTTCTGGTCCCGCCATGAGGGACAACCCAAACAGGAAATCATCGACCTGATGCCGCAGATGATCACCAACCCCATGTGGCCGGATCCGTCCACGAAATGGGTCATGGTGCAGGCAGCAGTGAACGACGAACACATTGCCGTCCGGTTGGAATGGGTGGACGCCACCCGCAACGACATCCTTGTCCAGTCTCAGCAGTACCGCGATCAGGCGGCCGTCATGTTTCCCGTCGATCAGCAGGGGCCGGTGCCGCCGTTCACCATGGGTGCGGAGGGCGAGCCCGTCAACATCTGGCAGTGGAAAGCGACCTGGGATAAAGAAGGCGCGGGCCGCGCCGGCAACGAGATGATGCAGGACATCGAAGATCAGTATCAGTACATGGCGATGGGTTCCGGCAGTTATTACATCTATGAGCCGGACGAAGGCCTGAAACTGGCCGACGAACGCCACAAGCATTACAGCGAACGGCAGACGTTCATCGACCCCGGCATGGGAAAAAACGAAGGCGTGTACAACCCCGGCCGCGCCACGGGCAATATCCTTTCCGACAACACCCTGCGTCATTCTCCGGTGGAGGACCTCAATGCCGAGGGATTCAGCACGCTGACCACGCAGGCGGAACAGAACGTGGATGGCTACGGTAACTGGAGCAACAGCCGCTGGTCCGTGGTGTTCAAACGCCAGCTCAAAACCGGAGACGTCAACGACACCCAGTTTGTGGCCGGAAAAACCGCCATTGCCTTTGCCATCTGGAATGGACGGAACAAGGAACGCAACGGCCAAAAAGGCGTCACCCCCTTCCACGATCTGGTTTATCGCTGA
- a CDS encoding BolA/IbaG family iron-sulfur metabolism protein has protein sequence MISVPDLIKLVTDTIPDAEVQCMDKTGMRDHYIIHVTSKEFEGKNVMERHRLVQSCLTPAMQDGRLHAAEIKTATP, from the coding sequence ATGATTAGTGTTCCCGACCTGATCAAACTGGTGACCGACACCATCCCCGACGCCGAAGTTCAGTGCATGGACAAAACCGGAATGCGGGACCACTACATCATTCACGTGACCTCGAAAGAGTTTGAGGGCAAGAATGTGATGGAGCGTCACCGTTTGGTGCAGTCGTGCCTGACCCCTGCGATGCAGGACGGGCGCCTGCACGCCGCGGAGATCAAAACCGCAACTCCGTGA
- the ygfZ gene encoding CAF17-like 4Fe-4S cluster assembly/insertion protein YgfZ produces the protein MKTTVSIAEEYKQLRESCAWFGMDDWCLVQASGPDTLSFLQTQTTNDMMKMEVGGGMDNAVTDRRAKLLANFSVHRDSENSVFLLVETAQRDRMIDTLETYHIREKVEFSKDVAWNRLLAVQGPKSPVVLDALTGEVTNLMKHNDIKTVSFEGKDIGLISRNLTGEDGFVLAYPEEIEETLIARLQEAGGEYGITAIGTETREVLRIEAGIPAYGKDMDDRQILPETGLEHSAVSYSKGCYTGQEVIARIKTYGSPAFALIGLILEGDTLPPRDAEIKLNNKKVGTIKSAVFSPHLNKNIALAYLQKDHRSPGQTYEVTLGGEPYTVKTALLPFYQTKGRTERAEALHKQALEIYKKEENLDQPIALLRQAIALDPKYAAGYEALGVMLSKQKKLDEAIALMKRLTEIDPTEIMAHTNLSIYYMEQGRIEEAEQEKAEATALQFEKMIEESQAKKAREKKAEADQAERERQLEMFIKVLGIDPEDQVANFGLGSIYYDTERYEEAVGPLQTVVKHYKDYSAAYLLLGKTLEKLSRKEEAAEVYKQGIAAASKKGDLMPLRDMQNRLNQILHSSES, from the coding sequence ATGAAAACCACTGTCTCCATTGCTGAAGAGTACAAACAGTTGCGTGAATCCTGCGCCTGGTTTGGGATGGACGACTGGTGCCTGGTGCAAGCCTCCGGTCCGGATACGCTGAGCTTCCTCCAGACCCAGACCACCAACGACATGATGAAAATGGAGGTGGGCGGCGGGATGGACAACGCCGTCACCGACCGCCGGGCGAAACTCCTTGCCAATTTCTCCGTGCACCGCGACTCGGAGAACTCCGTGTTCCTGTTAGTGGAAACGGCTCAACGCGACCGCATGATCGACACCCTCGAAACCTACCACATCCGCGAGAAGGTGGAGTTCTCGAAAGATGTCGCATGGAACCGCCTGCTCGCCGTACAGGGGCCCAAGAGCCCGGTGGTGCTGGACGCGTTGACCGGCGAGGTGACCAACCTGATGAAACACAACGACATCAAAACCGTGTCGTTTGAGGGCAAAGACATCGGCCTCATCAGCCGCAACCTGACCGGCGAAGACGGCTTTGTTCTAGCATATCCTGAGGAAATTGAAGAAACGCTGATCGCCAGGCTTCAGGAAGCGGGAGGCGAGTACGGGATCACGGCCATCGGCACGGAAACGCGCGAGGTGTTGCGCATCGAGGCGGGCATTCCGGCTTACGGCAAGGACATGGACGACCGCCAGATCCTGCCGGAGACGGGACTGGAGCACAGCGCGGTGAGTTATTCCAAGGGATGCTACACCGGGCAGGAAGTCATCGCCCGCATCAAGACCTACGGCTCGCCCGCTTTCGCGCTGATCGGTTTGATCCTGGAAGGCGACACCCTGCCGCCGCGCGATGCGGAAATCAAGCTCAACAATAAAAAAGTCGGCACGATCAAAAGCGCCGTGTTCTCGCCGCACCTCAATAAAAACATCGCGCTCGCATACCTGCAGAAAGACCACCGCTCACCGGGGCAAACGTACGAGGTGACTTTGGGCGGCGAACCGTACACGGTGAAAACCGCGCTGTTGCCGTTTTACCAGACAAAAGGCCGAACGGAACGGGCGGAAGCCCTGCACAAACAGGCGCTCGAAATTTACAAAAAGGAAGAAAACCTGGACCAGCCCATTGCGCTGTTGCGGCAGGCCATCGCGCTTGATCCCAAATACGCCGCCGGGTACGAGGCTTTGGGCGTCATGTTATCGAAGCAGAAGAAACTCGACGAGGCCATCGCGCTCATGAAACGGCTGACGGAGATCGATCCCACCGAGATCATGGCGCACACCAACCTGTCGATCTATTACATGGAGCAGGGACGCATCGAGGAAGCGGAGCAGGAAAAGGCGGAGGCGACGGCGCTCCAGTTTGAAAAGATGATCGAGGAAAGCCAGGCCAAAAAAGCGCGCGAGAAAAAGGCGGAAGCCGATCAGGCCGAACGGGAGCGTCAACTGGAGATGTTCATCAAGGTGCTGGGCATCGACCCGGAAGACCAGGTCGCCAACTTCGGGCTGGGCTCGATTTATTACGATACCGAACGGTATGAGGAGGCGGTGGGGCCGCTTCAGACCGTGGTCAAGCATTACAAGGATTATTCCGCCGCTTATCTGTTGCTCGGCAAAACGCTGGAAAAACTTTCAAGGAAGGAAGAAGCCGCGGAGGTGTACAAGCAGGGTATCGCCGCCGCTTCCAAGAAAGGCGACCTCATGCCGCTACGCGACATGCAGAACCGGCTCAATCAGATCCTGCACTCCTCCGAGTCCTGA
- a CDS encoding peroxiredoxin family protein, translating to MADKLEVGDRAPNFELPAVYGYKAGATSPSAEEGVTIKLKDFEGKQWVILVFYTFDASPEDTRLMVSLNGYNRKFQTKEVEMMGVSWNGVQSHRQFIEVYQLGFTLLSDEKKEMTQKYGVVYEEDDMGQMVKKIRRSTFVIDKTGMIRAIWDDIEDLREHPKDVWAFIQKEKS from the coding sequence ATGGCTGACAAACTGGAGGTAGGGGACCGGGCCCCTAATTTTGAACTGCCTGCGGTGTATGGATACAAGGCCGGGGCCACCAGCCCCTCCGCCGAAGAGGGCGTCACCATCAAGCTCAAGGACTTCGAAGGCAAGCAGTGGGTGATCCTGGTGTTTTATACCTTCGACGCCAGCCCGGAAGACACGCGCCTGATGGTGTCGCTCAACGGCTACAACCGCAAGTTCCAGACCAAGGAAGTGGAAATGATGGGCGTCAGTTGGAACGGTGTCCAGTCCCACCGCCAGTTCATCGAGGTCTATCAGTTGGGCTTCACCCTGTTGTCCGACGAAAAGAAGGAAATGACCCAGAAGTACGGGGTGGTTTACGAAGAGGACGACATGGGCCAGATGGTCAAAAAGATCCGCCGCTCCACGTTTGTGATCGACAAGACCGGCATGATCCGCGCCATCTGGGATGACATTGAGGATCTGCGCGAGCACCCCAAGGACGTGTGGGCCTTCATCCAGAAAGAAAAATCCTAA
- a CDS encoding lysophospholipid acyltransferase family protein translates to MSRAYHTIRFWTVIILLSLILGGVCIAARLVDRTGNLSHRISSLWGRVLCRLNGIDVQVEGLEHLRPDRAQILIANHQGFFDIFSLSGYLPLQLRWVAKASLFRIPFVGWSMRASGYIPVERESRKKAHQAFLASIEKLKAGNSIVIFPEGTRSADGVIGPFKKGGHLMAMRAKAPMVPVTLIGTGSIIRKGSGAIRPGPIRIIIGKPVEYEEIAAKKEESVLEAIRETICENYRLHATEAAPQAQAAESPPHSPA, encoded by the coding sequence ATGAGTCGTGCCTATCATACCATCCGCTTCTGGACCGTCATCATTCTCCTGTCCCTTATACTGGGTGGGGTCTGCATTGCCGCGCGGCTGGTGGACCGCACCGGCAACCTGTCCCACCGCATCTCGTCTTTGTGGGGACGCGTGCTGTGCCGCTTGAACGGCATCGACGTGCAGGTGGAGGGGCTGGAGCACCTGCGGCCCGACCGGGCGCAGATATTGATCGCCAATCACCAGGGATTCTTCGACATCTTCAGCCTGTCCGGTTACCTGCCCCTGCAACTGCGCTGGGTGGCGAAGGCAAGCCTGTTCCGCATTCCTTTCGTCGGCTGGTCGATGCGCGCCTCCGGCTACATCCCCGTCGAACGGGAAAGCCGCAAGAAGGCGCACCAGGCGTTTCTGGCGTCGATTGAAAAACTGAAGGCAGGAAATTCGATTGTCATTTTTCCGGAAGGCACCCGGTCCGCAGACGGGGTGATCGGTCCCTTCAAAAAGGGAGGGCATCTGATGGCGATGCGCGCCAAAGCGCCCATGGTTCCGGTGACTTTGATCGGCACCGGCAGCATCATCCGCAAGGGCAGTGGTGCCATCCGGCCGGGGCCGATCCGCATCATCATCGGCAAGCCGGTGGAGTATGAGGAGATCGCCGCTAAAAAGGAGGAGTCGGTGCTGGAGGCGATCCGCGAAACCATCTGCGAAAACTACCGCCTCCATGCCACGGAAGCCGCACCCCAAGCGCAGGCGGCGGAAAGCCCGCCGCATTCGCCTGCTTAG
- a CDS encoding TorD/DmsD family molecular chaperone, protein MAETKEVSKKQQDEILVKFGETGSLEEIKEQRISLHLARGRVYDILSNAFSYPWNRKFFRPKSLLEPLDVLLLNEEDWGTAKEIVTRFGKYLPRMALKQVQQEYVRVFGHAVSQECPPYEMQYGTEGGIQSQTDVLIQLGGFYETFGFEFPKNRGKERVDHIAVELAFMGYLCFREAYGITNDHDEKKISIIRQSVKKFLRNHIGRWTPLFSIFTARKAERGLYKDLVDVMSLFIHNECVLLDVKPIKVEEPEYRSLSYSMENDLIANAPAECEPVK, encoded by the coding sequence ATGGCCGAGACCAAAGAAGTTAGCAAGAAGCAACAAGACGAGATCCTGGTGAAGTTCGGGGAGACGGGGAGCCTGGAAGAGATCAAGGAACAGCGTATTTCCCTGCACCTCGCCCGCGGCCGGGTCTACGATATTCTGTCCAATGCGTTCAGCTACCCTTGGAACCGCAAGTTTTTTCGCCCCAAATCCCTCTTGGAACCGTTGGATGTCTTGTTGCTGAATGAAGAAGATTGGGGCACCGCCAAGGAAATCGTCACCCGGTTCGGCAAATACCTGCCGCGCATGGCCCTGAAACAAGTGCAGCAGGAGTATGTCCGCGTTTTCGGCCACGCAGTCTCCCAGGAGTGCCCGCCTTATGAAATGCAGTACGGCACCGAGGGCGGTATCCAGTCGCAGACGGACGTTTTGATTCAGTTGGGCGGGTTTTACGAGACGTTCGGCTTTGAATTCCCTAAAAACCGGGGCAAGGAACGGGTTGACCATATTGCGGTGGAGTTGGCTTTCATGGGATACCTGTGTTTCCGTGAAGCCTACGGCATCACCAACGACCATGACGAAAAGAAGATCTCGATCATCCGCCAGAGCGTGAAGAAGTTTCTGCGTAACCACATTGGCCGATGGACGCCGCTGTTTTCCATTTTCACCGCGCGTAAAGCAGAGCGTGGACTGTACAAGGACCTGGTAGACGTGATGTCCCTGTTCATCCACAACGAATGCGTTCTTCTGGACGTCAAACCCATCAAGGTTGAAGAGCCCGAGTACCGGTCGTTGTCCTACAGTATGGAAAACGATCTCATCGCCAACGCTCCGGCGGAGTGCGAACCGGTCAAGTAA